A stretch of the Clostridium fungisolvens genome encodes the following:
- a CDS encoding AraC family transcriptional regulator has protein sequence MNSSELDSFLREYTFYERFLLSKINPKDINSLQNFIKNNYFDEKVMKKFDLFDSSSIEDALINSQKPFNNRTISNLTDDITFVCHPRFAETPEHHHNYVEMIYVYSGEFHQTVNGNKIEMKKGEFCLLDTNVVHSIAQTSENDIIINCIMSKKYLDDILINRLSGNDLISSFFIHAIYQSNNYNDYILFRSEESEILGKLMEYVLCEYFDSSLCSSEVINSYMVIIFSELLRVFENQSNSENYGLLKNTKITDIILYIQNNCKDATLASVAEQFHFHPTYLGSIIKKFQGDNFISILQDAKLKKACFLLKNSDLSVLDISKSIGYENTNFFYKIFKKNYGCTPSEYRKNIR, from the coding sequence ATGAATTCTTCTGAACTTGATTCTTTTTTACGAGAATATACTTTTTATGAGAGATTTTTATTAAGCAAAATAAATCCTAAAGATATTAACTCATTACAAAACTTTATAAAAAATAATTATTTTGATGAGAAAGTTATGAAGAAATTCGATCTTTTCGATAGTTCGTCTATAGAAGATGCTTTAATTAATTCTCAAAAACCTTTTAATAATAGAACTATTTCTAACTTAACAGATGATATTACATTTGTATGTCATCCTCGTTTTGCTGAAACGCCAGAGCATCATCACAATTATGTTGAAATGATTTATGTGTATTCCGGTGAGTTTCATCAAACGGTAAACGGAAACAAAATTGAAATGAAAAAAGGTGAGTTTTGCTTATTAGATACTAATGTTGTACATTCAATTGCACAAACATCTGAAAATGACATCATTATAAACTGTATTATGAGCAAAAAATATCTTGATGATATTTTAATAAATCGCCTATCTGGTAATGACTTAATTTCAAGCTTTTTTATTCATGCAATTTATCAAAGTAATAATTATAATGACTATATTCTTTTTAGATCTGAAGAATCCGAAATACTTGGTAAACTGATGGAATATGTCCTTTGTGAGTACTTTGATAGCTCTCTTTGCTCCAGCGAAGTTATTAACAGTTATATGGTAATAATTTTTTCTGAACTTCTTAGAGTATTTGAAAACCAATCAAATTCTGAGAATTATGGTTTGCTAAAAAACACTAAAATTACAGATATAATTCTCTACATACAAAATAATTGTAAAGATGCAACTTTAGCTTCTGTTGCAGAACAATTTCACTTTCATCCAACCTATTTAGGTTCGATAATAAAAAAATTTCAAGGAGATAATTTTATATCTATATTACAAGATGCAAAGTTAAAAAAAGCTTGTTTTCTCTTAAAGAACTCTGATCTTTCAGTATTAGATATTTCCAAAAGCATAGGATACGAGAACACTAACTTTTTTTATAAAATCTTTAAAAAGAATTATGGATGCACTCCTTCTGAATATAGAAAAAATATAAGATAA
- a CDS encoding MFS transporter has product MEGLDKNIAVNETSKISFVEKLAFGGGGFAANIMIQSINMYLMFFYTDVFKINAMVAGTLFLVARLVDAVCDFTIGYLMDHTKSKWGKFRPFVMFGFIPFCVLGVACFVVPGFGDSGKVVYAYVTYIGFMIATTVATLPCQAILPAITQEPMERVKLNNYAQFLGMTGMMIVAVGMMPFVQMLGGKDMSKGFILTMSIFAVIAAALYLFWISKVRERVVVKKVEEVRLKDALPIIFRNKYLLLLVGAFVFFMSGFTIRNNVQMYYLIYAVKRPDLIPTVGLLSMLPLIATILLVPVIVGKIGKKNALILGMSIVVISNVIQYFVGYNNLTAILVLTAVFGIGSGLFVPLVWGILPDTVDYAHWKFGKRTEGIITSTFVFTQKASSGIAGYIAGAALVAVGYMPNAAQSPATLNGISFLYNIGGAIFAVIAIIFMLFYDLDSKKYNEIVGDLHKRDAEN; this is encoded by the coding sequence ATGGAAGGTTTAGATAAGAATATCGCAGTTAATGAAACCAGTAAAATATCCTTTGTTGAAAAACTAGCATTTGGCGGAGGCGGATTTGCTGCAAATATAATGATACAGTCAATTAATATGTATCTAATGTTCTTCTATACAGATGTATTTAAAATAAATGCTATGGTGGCAGGAACTTTATTTTTGGTGGCAAGATTAGTGGATGCAGTTTGTGATTTTACTATAGGTTATTTAATGGATCACACTAAGAGTAAGTGGGGGAAATTCAGACCGTTTGTAATGTTTGGCTTTATACCGTTTTGTGTACTAGGAGTAGCATGTTTTGTTGTACCAGGCTTTGGAGATTCAGGAAAAGTAGTATATGCTTATGTAACATATATAGGATTTATGATAGCAACTACAGTTGCAACATTGCCATGTCAGGCAATATTACCAGCAATTACACAGGAACCAATGGAGAGAGTTAAGCTTAACAATTATGCACAATTCTTAGGTATGACTGGAATGATGATTGTAGCAGTAGGAATGATGCCATTTGTTCAGATGTTAGGTGGAAAAGATATGTCTAAAGGCTTTATTCTTACAATGTCAATTTTTGCAGTAATTGCTGCAGCACTTTACTTGTTTTGGATTTCAAAAGTAAGAGAAAGAGTTGTTGTAAAAAAAGTTGAAGAAGTAAGATTGAAAGATGCTTTACCAATTATATTCAGAAACAAATATTTATTATTACTAGTTGGAGCTTTCGTATTCTTTATGTCAGGCTTTACAATTAGAAACAATGTTCAAATGTACTATTTAATATATGCTGTTAAAAGACCAGATTTAATACCAACAGTGGGATTACTTTCTATGTTGCCTTTAATCGCCACAATTCTTCTTGTTCCAGTTATAGTTGGCAAGATTGGGAAGAAGAATGCTTTAATTCTAGGTATGTCTATAGTTGTTATTTCAAACGTAATTCAATACTTTGTTGGATATAATAATTTGACTGCAATACTTGTTTTAACAGCTGTATTTGGTATTGGATCAGGATTATTTGTACCATTAGTATGGGGAATACTTCCGGATACTGTTGACTATGCTCACTGGAAATTTGGAAAACGTACAGAGGGCATAATAACTTCTACTTTTGTATTTACTCAGAAAGCTTCTTCAGGTATTGCAGGATATATAGCTGGAGCTGCTTTGGTTGCAGTTGGATATATGCCAAACGCAGCACAATCACCAGCAACATTAAATGGAATATCATTTTTATATAATATAGGTGGAGCAATATTTGCAGTTATAGCAATAATCTTTATGTTATTTTATGATTTAGACTCGAAGAAATATAATGAAATCGTAGGGGATTTACACAAAAGAGATGCTGAAAACTAA
- a CDS encoding family 78 glycoside hydrolase catalytic domain encodes MNISNIRVNNQDSCIKVDSNSLIISWIADKRQKSYEIIIDKEDINIYESKKVNSADNIIYLKDLQFEPETEYTVTIKLWGESDNCTTSTKFRTALFGDFIGKWISDGEKLENEIDYYKDNRNCLMRKKFNVNDEIKEAFLYIVGLGYYNVYLNGIKVGKSELNTDWTKYSKGVYYDVYEVSKFLNNGDNVISVELGNGWYNPAPLKLFGKYNLRDVLDIGETKLIADLKINTQADEKVNISTDESWEVSKGPYLFNNIYLGERFDARLANETWKGLNALDVKWENAVLTTSPGGKLMASFIEKSEKAKIVQPKNISINKKHNVLIDFGETVQGFIDINFIGEAGQEVQLIYGENLNSDGTVNVISTLAGFVGKFFGDFQIPGGPGAPEIADQRDLCILNDGKTHYVNKFTYHSFRYVEVKGITIENITDIKAVYVHTKLEEAGSFKCSNELLNRLYEVARNTKLNNIHSLFEDCARERFGYGGDVVCLSASQMFMFDTENLYEKVIRDFRYDIRENGGVTETAPYMGIKSNGTGDGAGPLGWQLVYSYIIKKMYQYYGNTKIIESEYKYVKNQVDYLIGLGLEYLSKCCLGDWGSTDAVEVDNRKVAPAAGFTASCFYYYHIYLLCEFAKIIGNEDDYEEYRTKAEEVKRSIISLYKNEDGTYADDSQTSYAFALYFNLDGEPQKLAKKFADKIKNNNYYITCGIFGMFMTYEVLNKYSYQDVVYKWISKRGENTFYSMLKREQSTLSEYFVYGEPGSDNHAMYSSYIQWFYQGLAGINIAEESYGANKIFIKPYFEEEIDFVHCKYKSIKGDIVSNWMKDNDEILWHIEIPSNLSSCLLILDKKYKNFVQEFEFIKEDENSIYIEISSCNGRVNLRLR; translated from the coding sequence ATGAATATAAGTAATATTAGAGTTAATAATCAGGATTCATGTATAAAGGTAGATTCGAACTCATTAATAATAAGCTGGATAGCAGATAAAAGACAAAAAAGCTATGAAATTATTATAGATAAAGAAGATATTAATATTTATGAAAGTAAAAAGGTAAATTCTGCTGATAATATAATTTATCTAAAGGATTTACAATTTGAGCCGGAAACAGAATATACAGTGACAATAAAGTTATGGGGTGAATCTGATAATTGTACTACAAGTACAAAATTCAGGACAGCGCTTTTTGGTGACTTTATTGGTAAATGGATATCAGATGGAGAAAAGTTAGAAAATGAGATTGATTATTATAAGGACAACAGAAACTGTTTAATGAGAAAAAAATTTAATGTTAACGATGAGATAAAGGAAGCTTTTTTATATATAGTGGGATTAGGATATTATAATGTGTATTTAAATGGAATAAAAGTTGGAAAATCTGAATTAAATACTGATTGGACAAAGTATTCAAAAGGTGTTTACTATGATGTTTATGAAGTTAGTAAGTTTTTAAATAATGGTGACAACGTAATTTCAGTTGAGTTAGGAAATGGATGGTATAATCCAGCACCGTTAAAATTATTTGGAAAATACAATCTCAGAGATGTATTAGATATAGGGGAAACTAAGTTAATTGCAGATTTAAAGATAAATACACAAGCTGATGAAAAAGTTAATATTTCAACAGATGAATCTTGGGAAGTATCTAAAGGTCCTTATCTTTTTAATAATATATATTTAGGTGAAAGATTTGACGCTAGACTTGCTAACGAAACATGGAAGGGGCTTAACGCTTTAGATGTTAAATGGGAAAATGCTGTATTAACTACATCTCCAGGTGGAAAATTAATGGCTAGCTTTATCGAGAAAAGTGAAAAGGCTAAAATTGTTCAACCGAAAAATATAAGCATAAATAAAAAACATAACGTATTGATAGATTTTGGAGAAACAGTGCAAGGATTTATTGATATTAATTTTATTGGAGAAGCTGGACAAGAAGTGCAATTGATATATGGAGAAAACTTAAATTCAGATGGCACAGTAAATGTAATTTCAACTTTAGCAGGATTTGTTGGGAAATTTTTTGGCGATTTTCAAATACCAGGTGGACCTGGAGCACCTGAAATAGCAGATCAAAGAGATTTATGTATTTTAAATGATGGAAAAACACATTATGTTAATAAATTTACCTATCATTCCTTTAGGTATGTTGAGGTTAAAGGAATAACAATAGAGAATATTACTGATATTAAGGCTGTATATGTGCATACAAAATTGGAGGAAGCAGGCTCGTTTAAATGTTCAAATGAATTATTGAATAGATTATATGAGGTGGCTAGGAACACAAAATTAAATAATATACATTCACTTTTTGAAGATTGTGCAAGAGAGAGATTCGGATATGGTGGCGATGTAGTATGTCTATCAGCTTCACAAATGTTTATGTTTGATACAGAAAACTTATATGAAAAAGTAATAAGAGATTTTAGATATGACATAAGAGAAAATGGTGGAGTTACAGAAACAGCACCATACATGGGGATAAAAAGCAATGGTACAGGAGATGGAGCAGGACCACTGGGATGGCAATTAGTATATTCTTATATAATTAAAAAAATGTATCAATACTATGGAAATACAAAAATTATAGAAAGTGAATATAAGTATGTAAAAAATCAAGTGGACTATTTAATTGGCCTTGGTCTTGAGTATTTATCAAAATGCTGCTTAGGTGATTGGGGAAGTACTGATGCAGTTGAGGTTGATAATAGAAAAGTGGCTCCTGCTGCTGGATTTACGGCAAGTTGTTTCTACTATTATCACATATATTTGCTATGTGAATTTGCAAAAATAATTGGAAATGAAGATGATTACGAAGAATATAGAACTAAAGCTGAAGAAGTAAAAAGATCAATAATTAGTTTATATAAGAATGAAGATGGTACTTATGCAGATGATAGCCAAACTAGCTATGCATTTGCTTTGTATTTCAATTTAGATGGGGAACCTCAAAAGCTTGCGAAGAAATTTGCAGATAAAATAAAGAATAATAACTATTATATAACTTGTGGTATTTTTGGAATGTTTATGACCTATGAAGTTCTAAACAAATATAGTTACCAAGATGTTGTTTATAAATGGATTAGCAAAAGAGGAGAAAATACTTTTTATAGTATGCTTAAGAGAGAGCAAAGTACTTTAAGCGAGTATTTTGTTTATGGGGAGCCTGGATCAGACAACCATGCAATGTATAGTTCATATATACAGTGGTTTTATCAAGGATTGGCTGGAATAAACATTGCTGAAGAGTCATATGGGGCAAATAAGATATTTATCAAACCATATTTTGAAGAGGAGATTGATTTTGTTCATTGTAAATATAAATCTATAAAAGGGGATATAGTAAGCAATTGGATGAAAGATAATGATGAAATATTATGGCATATTGAAATACCTAGCAATTTAAGTTCATGTTTGCTAATTTTAGATAAAAAATATAAGAATTTTGTACAGGAATTTGAATTTATAAAAGAAGATGAAAATTCTATTTATATTGAGATATCTTCTTGTAATGGAAGAGTTAACCTAAGGTTACGCTAG
- a CDS encoding ROK family protein codes for MEFLVLDVGGSSIKYAVMNEKAEFFEKGKVPTPVDKIENFINSVGEIYDIYKHRVKGIAMSMPGRIDSDRGYLYTGGSLEYNTDKEIVALLQKRCPVPITVENDGKCAALAEVWLGSLKDCEDGIVVILGTGVGGGIIKDKKLHKGKNFIAGEFSFIFTNNAAFQSEYSHMWAGQAGVSGLCIPVAKIKNLPIEEVDGVKVFQYANTGDKDVLNILDDYCYRLVLQLFNLQYIYDPERIAIGGGISDQEVLIRYIKANIEKHFDKLDPNIGIKPEVTTCKFYNDSNLIGALYNYLIKYN; via the coding sequence ATGGAATTTTTAGTTTTAGATGTAGGTGGATCATCTATAAAATATGCAGTTATGAACGAAAAAGCAGAGTTTTTTGAAAAAGGGAAGGTACCTACTCCGGTGGATAAAATAGAGAATTTTATTAATTCAGTTGGAGAAATCTATGATATATATAAGCACAGAGTTAAAGGGATAGCTATGAGTATGCCTGGGCGTATAGATAGTGATCGTGGATATTTATATACTGGTGGAAGTTTAGAATATAATACAGATAAGGAAATCGTAGCATTACTTCAAAAACGATGTCCAGTACCAATTACAGTAGAGAATGATGGAAAATGTGCAGCTTTAGCAGAGGTATGGCTTGGAAGTCTTAAGGATTGTGAGGATGGAATAGTTGTCATATTAGGCACAGGAGTTGGTGGAGGAATAATCAAGGACAAAAAGCTTCATAAAGGGAAAAATTTTATTGCAGGAGAGTTTAGTTTTATTTTTACTAATAATGCAGCTTTCCAAAGCGAGTATTCTCATATGTGGGCTGGACAAGCGGGTGTGTCTGGACTGTGTATTCCAGTGGCGAAAATTAAAAACTTACCAATAGAAGAGGTAGATGGAGTTAAAGTTTTTCAGTATGCAAATACTGGAGATAAAGATGTACTTAATATATTAGATGATTACTGCTATAGATTGGTTTTGCAGCTTTTTAATTTGCAATATATTTATGATCCAGAGAGGATAGCAATTGGCGGAGGAATAAGCGACCAAGAGGTATTAATTAGATATATAAAAGCGAATATTGAAAAACATTTCGATAAATTAGATCCCAATATAGGGATAAAACCAGAAGTAACTACTTGCAAATTCTACAATGATTCAAACTTAATTGGAGCATTGTACAATTATCTAATAAAATATAATTGA
- a CDS encoding PTS sugar transporter subunit IIC, giving the protein MAINLDKVQEKIQPLTSAIGQNKYLQAVMKGMMLILPATIMSAFATLLKIFPIPAYQNFIVSNGLGKYFDVPINFTNNFMAVLVAFAVAYALATSFQVDAFPAGLISMVSFFILTPYTLGDMGPLGQAFTISNQWLGAMGIFTGMIVAFVSTRLYVAIIKGGIVIKVPDSVPEFVAKSFSSLIPGIIILTIFSVISAAFSMTSYGSIHVLIYKFLQAPLTSLGSGVGSVIIVAVLAQFLWFLGLHGHAVTLGVVAPIWAAMDAQQLAAFSSGQHLPNITGMAFFFTYCAGNLIQLAFMLAFMAKSARYKTLGKVAFVPALFTIGEPLAYGTPLVMNLVFAIPYVLLDGIVMAVAYYLTVAGILPPVAGVSTPAGTPVILSGFIQGSWRIAAFQAVAVLFRFVCWYPFFKIADNMAVEEERKAELEIV; this is encoded by the coding sequence ATGGCTATTAATTTAGACAAGGTTCAAGAAAAGATACAACCTTTAACAAGTGCAATTGGGCAAAATAAATATTTGCAAGCAGTAATGAAAGGTATGATGTTAATATTACCAGCTACAATAATGAGTGCCTTTGCAACTTTACTTAAAATATTTCCGATACCAGCATACCAAAATTTTATTGTTAGCAATGGTCTAGGAAAATATTTTGATGTACCTATAAATTTTACAAATAACTTTATGGCAGTACTTGTTGCATTTGCGGTGGCTTATGCACTAGCTACAAGTTTTCAAGTGGATGCATTTCCAGCTGGATTAATATCAATGGTATCATTCTTTATTCTTACACCTTATACTCTAGGAGATATGGGTCCCCTTGGACAAGCATTTACTATTTCTAATCAATGGTTAGGTGCTATGGGAATATTCACTGGAATGATTGTTGCATTTGTAAGTACTAGGTTATATGTAGCTATTATCAAAGGTGGCATTGTTATAAAAGTACCTGACAGTGTTCCAGAATTTGTTGCTAAATCATTTTCAAGCTTAATTCCAGGTATTATTATATTAACAATATTTTCCGTTATATCAGCAGCATTTAGTATGACAAGTTACGGAAGTATACATGTGTTAATTTATAAATTCTTGCAAGCACCTTTAACTTCATTAGGTTCAGGAGTTGGATCTGTCATTATAGTTGCTGTATTAGCTCAATTCTTATGGTTCCTTGGACTTCACGGACATGCTGTTACTCTAGGTGTAGTAGCACCAATATGGGCTGCAATGGATGCCCAACAACTTGCTGCTTTTTCATCAGGACAACACTTACCTAATATTACTGGTATGGCTTTCTTCTTTACTTATTGCGCAGGAAACTTAATACAACTAGCATTTATGTTAGCATTTATGGCTAAAAGTGCAAGATATAAAACTTTAGGTAAGGTTGCTTTTGTTCCGGCACTATTTACAATTGGCGAACCACTAGCTTATGGTACTCCTTTAGTAATGAATCTTGTATTTGCAATACCTTATGTATTATTGGATGGTATTGTAATGGCAGTAGCTTATTATTTAACTGTTGCTGGAATTCTTCCACCAGTAGCTGGTGTAAGTACACCAGCAGGTACACCAGTAATTCTTTCAGGATTTATACAAGGAAGCTGGAGAATTGCTGCATTCCAAGCTGTAGCAGTATTATTTAGATTCGTATGTTGGTATCCTTTCTTTAAGATCGCTGATAATATGGCAGTTGAGGAAGAAAGAAAAGCAGAATTGGAAATAGTATAA
- a CDS encoding PTS sugar transporter subunit IIB, which yields MRIILCCSQGMSSSIFVRALRKEIKEQNLDYIVASIGLFELSKYIDKTDIVLLAPQVKYAFKDVSKMSSDYNIPTILINESDYGIMDVKKVLKNIKVY from the coding sequence ATGAGAATAATACTTTGTTGCTCTCAAGGAATGTCATCGAGCATATTTGTGAGAGCACTACGAAAAGAGATAAAGGAACAGAATTTAGACTATATAGTAGCATCCATAGGACTATTCGAATTATCAAAATATATAGATAAGACTGATATTGTTTTACTTGCTCCTCAAGTAAAATATGCTTTCAAAGATGTTTCCAAAATGAGTAGTGATTACAATATTCCTACAATTTTAATCAATGAAAGTGATTATGGAATTATGGATGTAAAAAAGGTTTTGAAAAATATAAAAGTTTATTAA
- a CDS encoding PTS sugar transporter subunit IIB: MRKIVLLCNAGMSTSALVTKMRQAAEKINYECEINAYAAVEASNVTKGADIVFLGPQVKYLLSEVKEKVKPIPVEVIDMMVYGMMDGGKVINRAKQVLGDI; this comes from the coding sequence ATGAGAAAAATAGTATTATTATGTAATGCAGGAATGTCTACAAGTGCTCTAGTAACTAAAATGAGGCAAGCGGCTGAAAAGATAAATTATGAATGTGAAATAAATGCATATGCGGCAGTAGAGGCTTCAAATGTAACTAAAGGTGCAGATATAGTTTTTTTAGGGCCACAAGTGAAGTATTTATTAAGTGAAGTTAAAGAAAAGGTAAAGCCGATTCCAGTGGAAGTTATTGATATGATGGTATACGGAATGATGGACGGTGGAAAAGTTATAAATAGAGCAAAACAAGTGTTAGGGGATATATAA
- a CDS encoding PTS lactose/cellobiose transporter subunit IIA — protein MDGIELISFKIISAVGEARSNYIEAIREAKKGNFEKADSLIEEGAKVFIEGHHAHSELIQQEANGKAVVPTLMLMHAEDQLMSADAFKIIAQEFIDVYRNTNSR, from the coding sequence ATGGACGGAATAGAATTAATAAGTTTCAAAATAATATCTGCAGTAGGAGAAGCAAGAAGCAATTATATTGAAGCGATTAGAGAAGCTAAAAAAGGTAATTTTGAAAAAGCTGATTCTCTTATAGAAGAAGGTGCAAAGGTTTTTATAGAGGGTCATCATGCACACTCCGAATTGATTCAGCAGGAGGCAAATGGAAAAGCAGTTGTACCAACCTTGATGTTGATGCACGCTGAAGATCAATTGATGAGTGCTGATGCATTTAAAATTATTGCGCAAGAGTTTATTGATGTTTATAGAAATACAAACTCTAGGTAA